The stretch of DNA CGACGATCACCAGCGGCCACGCACCGTCATCGCCCGCCGCGGAGAACACGGCGAACTTCGCGATGAAGCCGCCCGTCACCGGAATGCCCGCGAACGAGAGCAACAGCAGCGACATCATCGCGCCCACCAGCGGATGCCGCCTGCCGAGTCCGGCCCACGCGGCGATCGTCGACTCCTCGCGGCCGGCGGCGTCGCGCACCACCGACAGCAGTGCGAAGCCCGCGAACGCCGACACCGCGTACACGGCGACATAGAACAGAGTCGCGCCGAGCGCCGCCGACGTGATCGTGACGGCACCCACCAGCGCGAAGCCGACGTGGCTGACGGACGAATAGGCGAGCATGCGCTTGATGTCGCCCTGCGTCACCGCCATCACGGTGGCGACCACCATGGTCGCGATCGCCACGGCCCACAGCGCGGGACGGGCGATGTCGGCCAGCTCCGGGAATCCGACGTGCAGCACCCGGAGCAGTGCACCGAACGCGGCGGCCTTGGTCGCCGACGCCATCAACGCCGTCACCGGTGTCGGCGCGCCCTGGTACACATCGGGCACCCACGAGCCGAACGGGACCGCTCCCACCTTGAACAGCAGCCCGACGGCCAGCAGACACAGTGCGATGACCGCGAACGTCCGATCGTCATCGGTCAGCAGCGTCGCACCGATGTCGCGCAACGACAGGGAGCCGCTCGCGCCGTAGGCGAACGCCGTGCCGAACAGGAAGATCGCCGAGGCGAACGCTCCGAGGAGGAAGTATTTGAGCGAAGCCTCCTGCGACAGCAGTCTGCGACGACGCGCCAGCCCGCACAACACGTACAGCGGGAGCGAGAGGACTTCGAGTGCGATGAACATGGTCAGCAGGTCGCCGCACGAACCGAACAGCATCATGCCGCCGACGGCGAACAAGGCCAGCGGATACACCTCGGTGGTCAGGAAACCGGCCCGGCCCGCGGCCAGTTCGTCGGCCGAACCGGGCACCGTGGCGCCCGACGGGGTGAACGCGTCGGCCGGGAGGTCGGCGTCGTCGGCGTCGACCACCTCGTCGGGTCCGCCGCC from Gordonia humi encodes:
- the nuoN gene encoding NADH-quinone oxidoreductase subunit NuoN gives rise to the protein MMVGLDLPSIDYYRLAPMLIVFGVAVVGVLVEAFAPSAARYRTQLSLACAGIVAAMVMLGFVAHTSAGDAPARRVLMSGAVLADGPALFVQGLVLVVALGATLFMGERRLDRVWAPVEVRTAAGDRVSVGGGPDEVVDADDADLPADAFTPSGATVPGSADELAAGRAGFLTTEVYPLALFAVGGMMLFGSCGDLLTMFIALEVLSLPLYVLCGLARRRRLLSQEASLKYFLLGAFASAIFLFGTAFAYGASGSLSLRDIGATLLTDDDRTFAVIALCLLAVGLLFKVGAVPFGSWVPDVYQGAPTPVTALMASATKAAAFGALLRVLHVGFPELADIARPALWAVAIATMVVATVMAVTQGDIKRMLAYSSVSHVGFALVGAVTITSAALGATLFYVAVYAVSAFAGFALLSVVRDAAGREESTIAAWAGLGRRHPLVGAMMSLLLLSFAGIPVTGGFIAKFAVFSAAGDDGAWPLVIVGVLCSAIAAYFYIRVIVAMFFADPPDDAPTVVTPSPLTTVPIAVGVALTLVLGVFPQWLLDLADSVASFVG